A portion of the Callithrix jacchus isolate 240 chromosome 13, calJac240_pri, whole genome shotgun sequence genome contains these proteins:
- the CXXC1 gene encoding CXXC-type zinc finger protein 1 isoform X6 translates to MEGDGSDPEPPDAGEDSKSENGENAPIYCICRKPDINCFMIGCDNCNEWFHGDCIRITEKMAKAIREWYCRECREKDPKLEIRYRHKKSRERDGNERDGSEPRDEGGGRKRPVPDPDLQRRAGSGTGVGAMLARGSASPHKSSPQPLVATPSQQQQQQQQIKRSARMCGECEACRRTEDCGHCDFCRDMKKFGGPNKIRQKCRLRQCQLRARLSPVTPSESLPRPRRPLPTQQQPQPSQKLGRIREDEGAVASSAVKEPPEATATPEPLSDEDLPLDPDLYQDFCAGAFDDHGLPWMSDTEESPFLDPALRKRAVKVKHVKRREKKSEKKVTERKEERYKRHRQKQKHKDKWKHPERNDAKDPASLPQCLGPGCVRPAQPSSKYCSDDCGMKLAANRIYEILPQRIQQWQQSPCIAEEHGKKLLERIRREQQSARTRLQEMERRFHELEAIILRAKQQAVREDEESNEGDSDDTDLQIFCVSCGHPINPRVALRHMERCYAKYESQTSFGSMYPTRIEGATRLFCDVYNPQSKTYCKRLQVLCPEHSRDPKVPADEVCGCPLVRDVFELTGDFCRLPKRQCNRHYCWEKLRRAEVDLERVRVWYKLDELFEQERNVRTAMTNRAGLLALMLHQTIQHDPLTTDLRSSADR, encoded by the exons ATG GAGGGTGATGGTTCAGACCCAGAGCCTCCAGATGCTGGGGAGGACAGCAAGTCGGAGAATGGGGAGAATGCGCCCATTTACTGCATCTGTCGCAAACCGGACATCAACTGCTTCATGAT CGGGTGTGACAACTGCAATGAGTGGTTCCATGGGGACTGCATCCGGATCACTGAGAAGATGGCCAAGGCCATCCGGGAGTGGTACTGTCGGGAGTGCCGAG AGAAGGACCCCAAGCTAGAGATTCGCTATCGGCACAAGAAGTCACGGGAGCGGGATGGCAATGAGCGGGATGGCAGCGAGCCCCGGGATGAGGGTGGAGGGCGCAAGAGGCCTGTCCCGGATCCAGACCTGCAGCGTCGGGCAGGGTCAGGGACAGGGGTTGGGGCCATGCTTGCTCGGGGCTCTGCTTCACCCCACAAATCCTCTCCGCAGCCCTTGGTGGCCACACCCAGCCAG cagcagcagcagcagcagcagatcaAACGGTCAGCCCGCATGTGTGGTGAGTGCGAGGCATGTCGGCGCACTGAGGACTGTGGTCACTGTGATTTCTGTCGGGACATGAAAAAGTTTGGAGGCCCCAACAAGATCCGGCAGAAATGCCGGCTGCGCCAGTGCCAGCTGCGGGCCCGG CTCTCGCCAGTGACGCCCTCAGAGTCCCTGCCAAGGCCCCGTCGGCCACTGCCCACCCAACAGCAGCCACAGCCGTCACAGAAGTTAGGGCGCATCCGTGAAGATGAGGGGGCAGTGGCGTCATCAGCAGTCAAGGAGCCTCCTGAGGCTACAGCCACGCCTGAGCCACTCTCAGATGAGGACCTACCTCTGGATCCTGACCTGTATCAGGATTTCTGTGCAGGGGCCTTTGATGACCATGGCCTG CCCTGGATGAGCGACACAGAAGAGTCCCCATTCCTGGACCCCGCGCTTCGGAAGAGGGCAGTGAAAGTGAAGCATGTGAAGCGTCGGGAGAAGAAATCTGAGAAGAAGGTGACGGAGAGG AAGGAGGAGCGGTACAAGCGGCATCGGCAGAAGCAGAAGCACAAGGATAAATGGAAACACCCAGAGAGGAACGATGCCAAGGACCCTGCGTCGCTGCCTCAGTGCCTGGGGCCTGGCTGTGTGCGCCCCGCCCAGCCCAGCTCCAAGTATTGCTCAGATGACTGTGGCATGAAGCTGGCAGCCAA CCGCATCTACGAGATCCTCCCCCAGCGCATCCAGCAGTGGCAGCAGAGTCCTTGCATTGCTGAAGAGCATGGTAAGAAGCTGCTCGAACGCATTCGCCGAGAGCAACAGAGTGCCCGCACTCGCCTTCAGGAAATGGAACGCCGATTCCATGAGCTTGAGGCCATCATTCTTCGTGCCAAGCAGCAGGCTGTGCGCGAGGATGAGGAG AGCAATGAGGGTGACAGTGATGACACAGACCTGCAGATCTTCTGTGTTTCCTGTGGGCACCCCATCAACCCACGTGTTGCCTTGCGCCACATGGAGCGCTGCTACGCCAAG TATGAGAGCCAGACGTCCTTTGGGTCCATGTACCCCACACGAATTGAAGG GGCCACACGACTCTTCTGTGATGTCTATAATCCTCAGAGTAAAACATACTGTAAGCGGCTCCAGGTGCTGTGCCCTGAGCACTCACGGGACCCCAAA GTGCCAGCCGACGAGGTATGCGGGTGCCCCCTTGTACGTGATGTCTTTGAGCTCACAGGTGACTTCTGCCGCCTGCCCAAGCGCCAATGCAATCGCCATTACTGCTGGGAGAAGCTGCGACGTGCGGAAGTGGACTTGGAGCGTGTGCGTGTG TGGTACAAGCTGGATGAGCTATTTGAGCAGGAGCGCAATGTGCGCACAGCCATGACAAACCGCGCGGGATTGCTGGCCCTGATGTTGCACCAGACGATCCAGCACGACCCCCTCACTACCGACTTGCGCTCCAGTGCCGACCGCTGA
- the CXXC1 gene encoding CXXC-type zinc finger protein 1 isoform X8 — protein sequence MEGDGSDPEPPDAGEDSKSENGENAPIYCICRKPDINCFMIGCDNCNEWFHGDCIRITEKMAKAIREWYCRECREKDPKLEIRYRHKKSRERDGNERDGSEPRDEGGGRKRPVPDPDLQRRAGSGTGVGAMLARGSASPHKSSPQPLVATPSQQQQQQQQIKRSARMCGECEACRRTEDCGHCDFCRDMKKFGGPNKIRQKCRLRQCQLRARLSPVTPSESLPRPRRPLPTQQQPQPSQKLGRIREDEGAVASSAVKEPPEATATPEPLSDEDLPLDPDLYQDFCAGAFDDHGLPWMSDTEESPFLDPALRKRAVKVKHVKRREKKSEKKKEERYKRHRQKQKHKDKWKHPERNDAKDPASLPQCLGPGCVRPAQPSSKYCSDDCGMKLAANRIYEILPQRIQQWQQSPCIAEEHGKKLLERIRREQQSARTRLQEMERRFHELEAIILRAKQQAVREDEESNEGDSDDTDLQIFCVSCGHPINPRVALRHMERCYAKYESQTSFGSMYPTRIEGATRLFCDVYNPQSKTYCKRLQVLCPEHSRDPKVPADEVCGCPLVRDVFELTGDFCRLPKRQCNRHYCWEKLRRAEVDLERVRVWYKLDELFEQERNVRTAMTNRAGLLALMLHQTIQHDPLTTDLRSSADR from the exons ATG GAGGGTGATGGTTCAGACCCAGAGCCTCCAGATGCTGGGGAGGACAGCAAGTCGGAGAATGGGGAGAATGCGCCCATTTACTGCATCTGTCGCAAACCGGACATCAACTGCTTCATGAT CGGGTGTGACAACTGCAATGAGTGGTTCCATGGGGACTGCATCCGGATCACTGAGAAGATGGCCAAGGCCATCCGGGAGTGGTACTGTCGGGAGTGCCGAG AGAAGGACCCCAAGCTAGAGATTCGCTATCGGCACAAGAAGTCACGGGAGCGGGATGGCAATGAGCGGGATGGCAGCGAGCCCCGGGATGAGGGTGGAGGGCGCAAGAGGCCTGTCCCGGATCCAGACCTGCAGCGTCGGGCAGGGTCAGGGACAGGGGTTGGGGCCATGCTTGCTCGGGGCTCTGCTTCACCCCACAAATCCTCTCCGCAGCCCTTGGTGGCCACACCCAGCCAG cagcagcagcagcagcagcagatcaAACGGTCAGCCCGCATGTGTGGTGAGTGCGAGGCATGTCGGCGCACTGAGGACTGTGGTCACTGTGATTTCTGTCGGGACATGAAAAAGTTTGGAGGCCCCAACAAGATCCGGCAGAAATGCCGGCTGCGCCAGTGCCAGCTGCGGGCCCGG CTCTCGCCAGTGACGCCCTCAGAGTCCCTGCCAAGGCCCCGTCGGCCACTGCCCACCCAACAGCAGCCACAGCCGTCACAGAAGTTAGGGCGCATCCGTGAAGATGAGGGGGCAGTGGCGTCATCAGCAGTCAAGGAGCCTCCTGAGGCTACAGCCACGCCTGAGCCACTCTCAGATGAGGACCTACCTCTGGATCCTGACCTGTATCAGGATTTCTGTGCAGGGGCCTTTGATGACCATGGCCTG CCCTGGATGAGCGACACAGAAGAGTCCCCATTCCTGGACCCCGCGCTTCGGAAGAGGGCAGTGAAAGTGAAGCATGTGAAGCGTCGGGAGAAGAAATCTGAGAAGAAG AAGGAGGAGCGGTACAAGCGGCATCGGCAGAAGCAGAAGCACAAGGATAAATGGAAACACCCAGAGAGGAACGATGCCAAGGACCCTGCGTCGCTGCCTCAGTGCCTGGGGCCTGGCTGTGTGCGCCCCGCCCAGCCCAGCTCCAAGTATTGCTCAGATGACTGTGGCATGAAGCTGGCAGCCAA CCGCATCTACGAGATCCTCCCCCAGCGCATCCAGCAGTGGCAGCAGAGTCCTTGCATTGCTGAAGAGCATGGTAAGAAGCTGCTCGAACGCATTCGCCGAGAGCAACAGAGTGCCCGCACTCGCCTTCAGGAAATGGAACGCCGATTCCATGAGCTTGAGGCCATCATTCTTCGTGCCAAGCAGCAGGCTGTGCGCGAGGATGAGGAG AGCAATGAGGGTGACAGTGATGACACAGACCTGCAGATCTTCTGTGTTTCCTGTGGGCACCCCATCAACCCACGTGTTGCCTTGCGCCACATGGAGCGCTGCTACGCCAAG TATGAGAGCCAGACGTCCTTTGGGTCCATGTACCCCACACGAATTGAAGG GGCCACACGACTCTTCTGTGATGTCTATAATCCTCAGAGTAAAACATACTGTAAGCGGCTCCAGGTGCTGTGCCCTGAGCACTCACGGGACCCCAAA GTGCCAGCCGACGAGGTATGCGGGTGCCCCCTTGTACGTGATGTCTTTGAGCTCACAGGTGACTTCTGCCGCCTGCCCAAGCGCCAATGCAATCGCCATTACTGCTGGGAGAAGCTGCGACGTGCGGAAGTGGACTTGGAGCGTGTGCGTGTG TGGTACAAGCTGGATGAGCTATTTGAGCAGGAGCGCAATGTGCGCACAGCCATGACAAACCGCGCGGGATTGCTGGCCCTGATGTTGCACCAGACGATCCAGCACGACCCCCTCACTACCGACTTGCGCTCCAGTGCCGACCGCTGA
- the CXXC1 gene encoding CXXC-type zinc finger protein 1 isoform X4, producing MEGDGSDPEPPDAGEDSKSENGENAPIYCICRKPDINCFMIGCDNCNEWFHGDCIRITEKMAKAIREWYCRECREKDPKLEIRYRHKKSRERDGNERDGSEPRDEGGGRKRPVPDPDLQRRAGSGTGVGAMLARGSASPHKSSPQPLVATPSQQQQQQQQIKRSARMCGECEACRRTEDCGHCDFCRDMKKFGGPNKIRQKCRLRQCQLRARESYKYFPSSLSPVTPSESLPRPRRPLPTQQQPQPSQKLGRIREDEGAVASSAVKEPPEATATPEPLSDEDLPLDPDLYQDFCAGAFDDHGLPWMSDTEESPFLDPALRKRAVKVKHVKRREKKSEKKKEERYKRHRQKQKHKDKWKHPERNDAKDPASLPQCLGPGCVRPAQPSSKYCSDDCGMKLAANRIYEILPQRIQQWQQSPCIAEEHGKKLLERIRREQQSARTRLQEMERRFHELEAIILRAKQQAVREDEESNEGDSDDTDLQIFCVSCGHPINPRVALRHMERCYAKYESQTSFGSMYPTRIEGATRLFCDVYNPQSKTYCKRLQVLCPEHSRDPKVPADEVCGCPLVRDVFELTGDFCRLPKRQCNRHYCWEKLRRAEVDLERVRVWYKLDELFEQERNVRTAMTNRAGLLALMLHQTIQHDPLTTDLRSSADR from the exons ATG GAGGGTGATGGTTCAGACCCAGAGCCTCCAGATGCTGGGGAGGACAGCAAGTCGGAGAATGGGGAGAATGCGCCCATTTACTGCATCTGTCGCAAACCGGACATCAACTGCTTCATGAT CGGGTGTGACAACTGCAATGAGTGGTTCCATGGGGACTGCATCCGGATCACTGAGAAGATGGCCAAGGCCATCCGGGAGTGGTACTGTCGGGAGTGCCGAG AGAAGGACCCCAAGCTAGAGATTCGCTATCGGCACAAGAAGTCACGGGAGCGGGATGGCAATGAGCGGGATGGCAGCGAGCCCCGGGATGAGGGTGGAGGGCGCAAGAGGCCTGTCCCGGATCCAGACCTGCAGCGTCGGGCAGGGTCAGGGACAGGGGTTGGGGCCATGCTTGCTCGGGGCTCTGCTTCACCCCACAAATCCTCTCCGCAGCCCTTGGTGGCCACACCCAGCCAG cagcagcagcagcagcagcagatcaAACGGTCAGCCCGCATGTGTGGTGAGTGCGAGGCATGTCGGCGCACTGAGGACTGTGGTCACTGTGATTTCTGTCGGGACATGAAAAAGTTTGGAGGCCCCAACAAGATCCGGCAGAAATGCCGGCTGCGCCAGTGCCAGCTGCGGGCCCGG GAATCGTACAAGTACTTCCCTTCCTCG CTCTCGCCAGTGACGCCCTCAGAGTCCCTGCCAAGGCCCCGTCGGCCACTGCCCACCCAACAGCAGCCACAGCCGTCACAGAAGTTAGGGCGCATCCGTGAAGATGAGGGGGCAGTGGCGTCATCAGCAGTCAAGGAGCCTCCTGAGGCTACAGCCACGCCTGAGCCACTCTCAGATGAGGACCTACCTCTGGATCCTGACCTGTATCAGGATTTCTGTGCAGGGGCCTTTGATGACCATGGCCTG CCCTGGATGAGCGACACAGAAGAGTCCCCATTCCTGGACCCCGCGCTTCGGAAGAGGGCAGTGAAAGTGAAGCATGTGAAGCGTCGGGAGAAGAAATCTGAGAAGAAG AAGGAGGAGCGGTACAAGCGGCATCGGCAGAAGCAGAAGCACAAGGATAAATGGAAACACCCAGAGAGGAACGATGCCAAGGACCCTGCGTCGCTGCCTCAGTGCCTGGGGCCTGGCTGTGTGCGCCCCGCCCAGCCCAGCTCCAAGTATTGCTCAGATGACTGTGGCATGAAGCTGGCAGCCAA CCGCATCTACGAGATCCTCCCCCAGCGCATCCAGCAGTGGCAGCAGAGTCCTTGCATTGCTGAAGAGCATGGTAAGAAGCTGCTCGAACGCATTCGCCGAGAGCAACAGAGTGCCCGCACTCGCCTTCAGGAAATGGAACGCCGATTCCATGAGCTTGAGGCCATCATTCTTCGTGCCAAGCAGCAGGCTGTGCGCGAGGATGAGGAG AGCAATGAGGGTGACAGTGATGACACAGACCTGCAGATCTTCTGTGTTTCCTGTGGGCACCCCATCAACCCACGTGTTGCCTTGCGCCACATGGAGCGCTGCTACGCCAAG TATGAGAGCCAGACGTCCTTTGGGTCCATGTACCCCACACGAATTGAAGG GGCCACACGACTCTTCTGTGATGTCTATAATCCTCAGAGTAAAACATACTGTAAGCGGCTCCAGGTGCTGTGCCCTGAGCACTCACGGGACCCCAAA GTGCCAGCCGACGAGGTATGCGGGTGCCCCCTTGTACGTGATGTCTTTGAGCTCACAGGTGACTTCTGCCGCCTGCCCAAGCGCCAATGCAATCGCCATTACTGCTGGGAGAAGCTGCGACGTGCGGAAGTGGACTTGGAGCGTGTGCGTGTG TGGTACAAGCTGGATGAGCTATTTGAGCAGGAGCGCAATGTGCGCACAGCCATGACAAACCGCGCGGGATTGCTGGCCCTGATGTTGCACCAGACGATCCAGCACGACCCCCTCACTACCGACTTGCGCTCCAGTGCCGACCGCTGA